In Papaver somniferum cultivar HN1 chromosome 1, ASM357369v1, whole genome shotgun sequence, a genomic segment contains:
- the LOC113299481 gene encoding protein FAR1-RELATED SEQUENCE 5-like has protein sequence MEFEPLNNMDMEFDIGSGEENDDLDISNNGIDLEQDVDYDNGEFLDGGDLFGDIVPVTTDTDADLEPYEGMEFESEEAARICYNSYARRVGFSTRVSTYHRSRHDDAIICRQIVCSRQGFHQGRDRNSKRKQKRPRAVARVGCKAMIMVKKKDTGKWIVSKITKEHNHELVPHDKVHSLRSHKHISGSARSLIDTLQAAGIGPSGVMSVLIKESGGVDNVGFSTVDYRNYLTSRQRHFGGGAQQVLDYLKQMQAEDPTFFYEIQGDSDHSAGNIFWTDATCRMNYNCFGDTVIFDTVYRTNRYRVPFAPFTGWNHHGQPVLFGWALLLNESESSFIWLFQTWLAQMSGRHPISITTDQDRVIEAAVTHVFPDTRHRFCKWNIFREAQDKLSGVCQSHPNFEIEFRKCINTTESIEEFESSWQLLLQRYDLMENEWLQSMYNARLQWVPVYLCDTFFAEMSVTQGSDSINSFFDGYVNASTTVQVLVKQYEKAIASRHEKEVKADYDTLNTAPVLKTPSPMEKQAANIYTRRIFIKFQEELVETLASTATKIEDSGTVTVCRVVKFGEEHKAYIVRFHVFEMLANCSCQMLEFSGILCKHILAVFRVTNVLTLPSHYVLRRWTRNAKSGVVVDDHALELQSTSKESSIDRFNNLRHEVIKYVDEGAKSSQTYNVAMDALKEAIKKVKTSKKHGSGAAPLGNLPNGSNGEVCSAEGNRLGQLQSCSADEKEKKIEELVNELECANERCEVYRENLLAVLKDMEEQKLKLSVKVQNVRLSLKD, from the exons ATGGAGTTTGAACCATTGAATAACATGGATATGGAGTTCGACATTGGTTCCGGTGAAGAAAATGATGATCTTGACATTAGTAATAATGGTATAGACCTTGAACAGGATGTAGATTATgataatggtgaatttcttgatggtGGAGATTTATTTGGGGATATTGTACCTGTTACTACTGATACGGATGCTGATCTTGAACCGTATGAGGGCATGGAATTTGAATCAGAAGAAGCTGCTCGTATTTGTTACAACTCTTATGCGCGTAGAGTCGGATTCAGTACCCGTGTTAGTACTTACCATAGGTCACGTCACGATGATGCTATTATTTGTCGTCAGATTGTGTGTTCGAGGCAAGGTTTTCATCAAGGGCGTGACCGGAATAGTAAGCGCAAACAGAAACGTCCACGAGCTGTTGCCAGAGTTGGTTGCAAAGCAAtgattatggtgaagaaaaaggaTACGGGGAAATGGATCGTTTCTAAAATTACAAAAGAGCATAATCATGAACTCGTGCCACATGATAAAGTGCATAGCCTCCGATCGCATAAACACATTTCAGGGTCTGCACGGAGCTTGATTGATACTCTCCAAGCGGCTGGCATAGGACCAAGTGGGGTGATGTCAGTGTTGATAAAGGAATCTGGTGGAGTTGATAATGTCGGGTTTTCTACTGTGGATTACCGAAATTACCTTACTAGCAGGCAGAGACATTTTGGTGGTGGAGCTCAGCAGGTATTGGACTACCTAAAGCAGATGCAAGCTGAGGATCCTACATTCTTTTACGAAATCCAAGGCGACAGTGATCACTCGGCCGGGAACATATTCTGGACTGATGCCACTTGTAGGATGAACTATAACTGCTTTGGAGACACCGTTATATTTGACACAGTGTATAGAACCAATAGGTACAGGGTCCCATTTGCTCCGTTCACTGGGTGGAACCATCATGGACAACCTGTGTTATTTGGCTGGGCATTACTTCTCAACGAGTCTGAATCATCTTTCATCTGGTTATTTCAGACCTGGCTTGCACAAATGTCAGGACGTCATCCTATCTCAATCACAACCGACCAAGATAGAGTCATAGAGGCAGCTGTCACTCATGTATTCCCAGATACTCGACACCGTTTCTGTAAGTGGAATATATTCAGAGAGGCCCAAGATAAGTTATCTGGTGTTTGCCAATCACACCCAAATTTTGAAATCGAGTTCCGCAAGTGCATCAACACAACCGAGTCCATTGAAGAGTTTGAGTCATCCTGGCAGTTACTTCTTCAGAGATATGATCTTATGGAAAACGAATGGCTTCAATCGATGTACAATGCTCGACTGCAATGGGTCCCAGTGTATCTGTGTGACACATTCTTCGCAGAGATGTCTGTGACGCAAGGGAGTGACAGTATAAACTCTTTTTTCGATGGGTATGTGAATGCATCAACCACTGTTCAGGTGCTTGTCAAACAGTATGAAAAAGCTATTGCAAGTAGACATGAGAAGGAAGTAAAGGCAGATTACGATACATTGAATACCGCACCAGTACTCAAGACCCCTTCTCCCATGGAAAAACAAGCTGCAAACATTTATACAAGGAGAATATTTATAAAATTCCAAGAAGAATTGGTTGAAACTCTTGCTAGTACTGCAACGAAAATTGAGGACTCTGGGACAGTCACGGTATGTAGGGTGGTGAAATTTGGGGAGGAGCACAAGGCTTACATTGTCCGATTCCATGTTTTTGAAATGCTAGCAAACTGTAGCTGTCAAATGTTAGAGTTTTCTGGCATTCTGTGTAAGCACATATTAGCTGTATTTAGAGTCACAAACGTCTTAACGCTACCTTCTCATTATGTCTTGAGACGCTGGACAAGAAATGCAAAGAGCGGGGTTGTGGTGGACGACCATGCCCTTGAATTGCAGAGTACTTCCAAGGAGTCCTCGATAGATCGATTTAACAATCTGCGACACGAAGTGATTAAATATGTAGATGAAGGGGCAAAATCTTCACAGACTTATAATGTGGCAATGGATGCTCTGAAAGAGGCTATAAAGAAGGTCAAAACTTCCAAGAAGCATGGTTCTGGAGCAGCACCGTTAGGAAATCTGCCCAATGGAAGCAACGGAGAAGTGTGTTCAGCCGAGGGGAACAGATTGGGCCAGCTTCAATCTTGCTCTGCG GATGAAAAGGAGAAGAAAATAGAAGAGTTGGTAAATGAGCTGGAGTGTGCAAATGAAAGGTGTGAAGTATATCGAGAAAATCTGTTAGCAGTGTTGAAAGATATGGAGGAGCAGAAATTGAAGTTATCAGTGAAAGTCCAAAATGTGAGGCTCAGCTTGAAAGATTAG